In one Zalophus californianus isolate mZalCal1 chromosome 10, mZalCal1.pri.v2, whole genome shotgun sequence genomic region, the following are encoded:
- the SLAMF8 gene encoding SLAM family member 8 isoform X3: MGLSRRTTGSSRVSTCPQMFWIWVVEGVCWPLWRRMGMWSLWSLLLWEALLPTRASSTQVHGQVGGSVLLVAERPASFQVREAIWRSLWPSEELLATFFRGSPETLYRSRFLGRAQLHSNLSLELQPLESGDSGNFSVLLVDTSGRAQTQLLQLKVYDAVPRPVVQVFIAVSGDAPLPKTCQVFLFCRAPNISDITYSWRQEGTIDFGIEPSGLFTDGQVLRVSLGPGDKSVAYSCIVSNPVSWDLATVTPWESCHREAGKKQKDVCIDRVASETENPLV, from the exons ATGGGACTTTCCAGAAGGACCACAGGCTCCTCCCGTGTATCCACTTGCCCCCAGATGTTCTGGATTTGGGTTGTTGAAGGAGTCTGCTGGCCTCTCTGGAGAAGGATGGGCATGTGGTccctgtggagcctgcttctctgggAAG CACTGCTTCCCACCAGAGCCTCCAGCACCCAAGTGCACGGCCAGGTTGGGGGCTCTGTGCTGCTGGTGGCAGAGCGCCCTGCCAGCTTCCAAGTCCGAGAGGCCATCTGGAGATCTCTCTGGCCTTCGGAGGAGCTCCTGGCCACATTTTTCCGGGGCTCCCCAGAGACTCTGTACCGCTCCCGCTTCCTGGGCCGGGCCCAGCTCCACAGCAACCTCAGCCTGGAGCTCCAGCCTCTGGAGTCTGGAGACAGCGGCAACTTCTCTGTGCTGTTGGTGGACACAAGCGGTCGGGCCCAGACCCAGCTCCTGCAGCTCAAGGTGTACG ATGCAGTGCCCAGACCCGTGGTACAAGTATTTATTGCTGTATCAGGGGACGCTCCGCTGCCCAAGACCTGCCAGGTGTTCCTGTTCTGTCGGGCCCCCAACATCAGTGACATAACCTATAGCTGGCGACAGGAGGGAACCATTGACTTTGGTATTGAACCAAGCGGCCTCTTCACGGATGGACAGGTGCTGAGGGTGTCACTGGGACCGGGAGACAAGAGTGTGGCCTATTCCTGCATTGTCTCTAACCCTGTCAGCTGGGACTTGGCCACCGTCACCCCTTGGGAGAGCTGCCATCGCGAGGCAG GGAAAAAGCAGAAGGACGTCTGTATTGACAGAGTGGCTTCAGAGACAGAGAACCCCCTTGTGTAG
- the SLAMF8 gene encoding SLAM family member 8 isoform X2 produces the protein MGLSRRTTGSSRVSTCPQMFWIWVVEGVCWPLWRRMGMWSLWSLLLWEALLPTRASSTQVHGQVGGSVLLVAERPASFQVREAIWRSLWPSEELLATFFRGSPETLYRSRFLGRAQLHSNLSLELQPLESGDSGNFSVLLVDTSGRAQTQLLQLKVYDAVPRPVVQVFIAVSGDAPLPKTCQVFLFCRAPNISDITYSWRQEGTIDFGIEPSGLFTDGQVLRVSLGPGDKSVAYSCIVSNPVSWDLATVTPWESCHREAAPGRSSYKDVLLVVVPISLLLTLAGLLSAWHSYCSGKKQKDVCIDRVASETENPLV, from the exons ATGGGACTTTCCAGAAGGACCACAGGCTCCTCCCGTGTATCCACTTGCCCCCAGATGTTCTGGATTTGGGTTGTTGAAGGAGTCTGCTGGCCTCTCTGGAGAAGGATGGGCATGTGGTccctgtggagcctgcttctctgggAAG CACTGCTTCCCACCAGAGCCTCCAGCACCCAAGTGCACGGCCAGGTTGGGGGCTCTGTGCTGCTGGTGGCAGAGCGCCCTGCCAGCTTCCAAGTCCGAGAGGCCATCTGGAGATCTCTCTGGCCTTCGGAGGAGCTCCTGGCCACATTTTTCCGGGGCTCCCCAGAGACTCTGTACCGCTCCCGCTTCCTGGGCCGGGCCCAGCTCCACAGCAACCTCAGCCTGGAGCTCCAGCCTCTGGAGTCTGGAGACAGCGGCAACTTCTCTGTGCTGTTGGTGGACACAAGCGGTCGGGCCCAGACCCAGCTCCTGCAGCTCAAGGTGTACG ATGCAGTGCCCAGACCCGTGGTACAAGTATTTATTGCTGTATCAGGGGACGCTCCGCTGCCCAAGACCTGCCAGGTGTTCCTGTTCTGTCGGGCCCCCAACATCAGTGACATAACCTATAGCTGGCGACAGGAGGGAACCATTGACTTTGGTATTGAACCAAGCGGCCTCTTCACGGATGGACAGGTGCTGAGGGTGTCACTGGGACCGGGAGACAAGAGTGTGGCCTATTCCTGCATTGTCTCTAACCCTGTCAGCTGGGACTTGGCCACCGTCACCCCTTGGGAGAGCTGCCATCGCGAGGCAG CCCCAGGAAGGTCCTCCTACAAAGATGTGCTGTTGGTGGTGGTGCCCATCTCCCTGCTCCTGACCCTGGCTGGTCTCCTCTCTGCCTGGCACTCCTACTGCTCAG GGAAAAAGCAGAAGGACGTCTGTATTGACAGAGTGGCTTCAGAGACAGAGAACCCCCTTGTGTAG
- the SLAMF8 gene encoding SLAM family member 8 isoform X1 gives MGLSRRTTGSSRVSTCPQMFWIWVVEGVCWPLWRRMGMWSLWSLLLWEALLPTRASSTQVHGQVGGSVLLVAERPASFQVREAIWRSLWPSEELLATFFRGSPETLYRSRFLGRAQLHSNLSLELQPLESGDSGNFSVLLVDTSGRAQTQLLQLKVYDAVPRPVVQVFIAVSGDAPLPKTCQVFLFCRAPNISDITYSWRQEGTIDFGIEPSGLFTDGQVLRVSLGPGDKSVAYSCIVSNPVSWDLATVTPWESCHREAAPGRSSYKDVLLVVVPISLLLTLAGLLSAWHSYCSGAPAPGRLADLLPWPGQGKKQKDVCIDRVASETENPLV, from the exons ATGGGACTTTCCAGAAGGACCACAGGCTCCTCCCGTGTATCCACTTGCCCCCAGATGTTCTGGATTTGGGTTGTTGAAGGAGTCTGCTGGCCTCTCTGGAGAAGGATGGGCATGTGGTccctgtggagcctgcttctctgggAAG CACTGCTTCCCACCAGAGCCTCCAGCACCCAAGTGCACGGCCAGGTTGGGGGCTCTGTGCTGCTGGTGGCAGAGCGCCCTGCCAGCTTCCAAGTCCGAGAGGCCATCTGGAGATCTCTCTGGCCTTCGGAGGAGCTCCTGGCCACATTTTTCCGGGGCTCCCCAGAGACTCTGTACCGCTCCCGCTTCCTGGGCCGGGCCCAGCTCCACAGCAACCTCAGCCTGGAGCTCCAGCCTCTGGAGTCTGGAGACAGCGGCAACTTCTCTGTGCTGTTGGTGGACACAAGCGGTCGGGCCCAGACCCAGCTCCTGCAGCTCAAGGTGTACG ATGCAGTGCCCAGACCCGTGGTACAAGTATTTATTGCTGTATCAGGGGACGCTCCGCTGCCCAAGACCTGCCAGGTGTTCCTGTTCTGTCGGGCCCCCAACATCAGTGACATAACCTATAGCTGGCGACAGGAGGGAACCATTGACTTTGGTATTGAACCAAGCGGCCTCTTCACGGATGGACAGGTGCTGAGGGTGTCACTGGGACCGGGAGACAAGAGTGTGGCCTATTCCTGCATTGTCTCTAACCCTGTCAGCTGGGACTTGGCCACCGTCACCCCTTGGGAGAGCTGCCATCGCGAGGCAG CCCCAGGAAGGTCCTCCTACAAAGATGTGCTGTTGGTGGTGGTGCCCATCTCCCTGCTCCTGACCCTGGCTGGTCTCCTCTCTGCCTGGCACTCCTACTGCTCAG GTGCGCCTGCTCCAGGAAGGCTTGCTGATCTCCTCCCCTGGCCTGGGCAGG GGAAAAAGCAGAAGGACGTCTGTATTGACAGAGTGGCTTCAGAGACAGAGAACCCCCTTGTGTAG